A single Meles meles chromosome 20, mMelMel3.1 paternal haplotype, whole genome shotgun sequence DNA region contains:
- the FKBP8 gene encoding peptidyl-prolyl cis-trans isomerase FKBP8 isoform X2, giving the protein MASCAEPSASGPEPTAPPPAGVPPLEDFEVLDGVEDAEGEEEEEEEEEDLSELPPLEDVGRPPLEEAEQPGALAREFLAAMEPEPEPAPAPDEWLDILGNGLLRKKTLVPGPPGSSRPAKGQVVTVQLQTSLENGTRVQEEPELVFTLGDCDVIQALDLSVPLMDVGETAMVTADSKYCYGPQGRSPYIPPHAALCLEVTLKTAVDGPDLEMLTGQERVALANRKRECGNAHYQRADFVLAANSYDLAIKAITSSAKVDMTFEEEEQLLQLKVKCLNNLAASQLKLDHYRAALRSCSLVLEHQPDNIKALFRKGKVLAQQGEYSEAIPILRAALKLEPSNKTIHAELSKLVKKHAAQRSTETALYRKMLGNPSRLPAKCPGKGAWSIPWKWLFGATAVALGGVALSVVIAARN; this is encoded by the exons ATGGCTTCCTGTGCTGAGCCCTCTGCCTCGGGGCCTGAACCTACTGCCCCACCACCTGCTGGGGTCCCGCCACTCGAGGACTTCGAGGTGCTGGATGGGGTGGAAGACGCAGagggcgaggaggaggaggaggaggaggaggaagacctgAGTGAGCTGCCACCACTTGAAGACGTGGGGCGGCCTCCACTGGAGGAGGCCGAGCAGCCTGGGGCCCTGGCCCGAGAGTTCCTGGCCGCCATGGAGCCTGAGCCCGAGCCCGCCCCAGCCCCGGATGAGTGGCTGGACATCCTGG GGAACGGGCTGTTACGGAAGAAGACGCTGGTCCCAGGCCCACCCGGCTCGAGCCGCCCAGCTAAAGGCCAGGTAGTCACTGTGCAGCTGCAGACCTCGCTGGAGAATGGCACTCGGGTGCAGGAAGAGCCAGAGCTGGTGTTCACCCTGGGCGACTGTGACGTCATCCAG GCCCTGGATCTCAGCGTTCCACTCATGGATGTGGGGGAGACAGCTATGGTCACTGCTGATTCCAAGTACTGCTATGGCCCCCAGGGCAG GAGCCCGTACATCCCCCCACACGCGGCCCTGTGCCTGGAGGTGACCCTGAAGACTGCCGTGGATGGGCCTGACCTGGAAATGCTCACAGGGCAGGAGCGTGTGGCTCTGGCCAACCGGAAGCGGGAGTGTGGCAATGCCCACTACCAGCGGGCCGACTTCGTGTTGGCGGCCAATTCCTACGACCTCGCCATCAAGGCCATCACCTCTAGCGCCAAAG TGGACATGACATTTGAGGAGGAGGAGCAGCTCCTGCAGCTGAAGGTGAAATGTCTGAACAACCTGGCAGCATCACAGCTGAAGCTGGACCACTACCGAGCCGCACTGCGCTCCTGCAGCCTTGTGCTAGAGCACCAGCCCGACAACATCAAGGCTCTCTTCCGCAAGGGCAAG GTGCTGGCCCAGCAAGGGGAGTACAGTGAGGCCATCCCCATTCTGAGGGCAGCCCTGAAGCTGGAACCTTCCAACAAG ACGATCCATGCAGAGCTTTCAAAACTGGTGAAGAAGCACGCGGCCCAGAGGAGCACCGAGACCGCCCTGTACCGGAAAATGCTGGGGAACCCCAGCCGGCTGCCTGCCAAGTGTCCtggcaagggtgcctgg TCCATCCCCTGGAAGTGGCTGTTTGGGGCGACTGCTGTTGCCCTGGGGGGTGTGGCTCTCTCCGTGGTCATCGCTGCCAGGAactga
- the FKBP8 gene encoding peptidyl-prolyl cis-trans isomerase FKBP8 isoform X1 — protein sequence MASCAEPSASGPEPTAPPPAGVPPLEDFEVLDGVEDAEGEEEEEEEEEDLSELPPLEDVGRPPLEEAEQPGALAREFLAAMEPEPEPAPAPDEWLDILGNGLLRKKTLVPGPPGSSRPAKGQVVTVQLQTSLENGTRVQEEPELVFTLGDCDVIQALDLSVPLMDVGETAMVTADSKYCYGPQGSRSPYIPPHAALCLEVTLKTAVDGPDLEMLTGQERVALANRKRECGNAHYQRADFVLAANSYDLAIKAITSSAKVDMTFEEEEQLLQLKVKCLNNLAASQLKLDHYRAALRSCSLVLEHQPDNIKALFRKGKVLAQQGEYSEAIPILRAALKLEPSNKTIHAELSKLVKKHAAQRSTETALYRKMLGNPSRLPAKCPGKGAWSIPWKWLFGATAVALGGVALSVVIAARN from the exons ATGGCTTCCTGTGCTGAGCCCTCTGCCTCGGGGCCTGAACCTACTGCCCCACCACCTGCTGGGGTCCCGCCACTCGAGGACTTCGAGGTGCTGGATGGGGTGGAAGACGCAGagggcgaggaggaggaggaggaggaggaggaagacctgAGTGAGCTGCCACCACTTGAAGACGTGGGGCGGCCTCCACTGGAGGAGGCCGAGCAGCCTGGGGCCCTGGCCCGAGAGTTCCTGGCCGCCATGGAGCCTGAGCCCGAGCCCGCCCCAGCCCCGGATGAGTGGCTGGACATCCTGG GGAACGGGCTGTTACGGAAGAAGACGCTGGTCCCAGGCCCACCCGGCTCGAGCCGCCCAGCTAAAGGCCAGGTAGTCACTGTGCAGCTGCAGACCTCGCTGGAGAATGGCACTCGGGTGCAGGAAGAGCCAGAGCTGGTGTTCACCCTGGGCGACTGTGACGTCATCCAG GCCCTGGATCTCAGCGTTCCACTCATGGATGTGGGGGAGACAGCTATGGTCACTGCTGATTCCAAGTACTGCTATGGCCCCCAGGGCAG CAGGAGCCCGTACATCCCCCCACACGCGGCCCTGTGCCTGGAGGTGACCCTGAAGACTGCCGTGGATGGGCCTGACCTGGAAATGCTCACAGGGCAGGAGCGTGTGGCTCTGGCCAACCGGAAGCGGGAGTGTGGCAATGCCCACTACCAGCGGGCCGACTTCGTGTTGGCGGCCAATTCCTACGACCTCGCCATCAAGGCCATCACCTCTAGCGCCAAAG TGGACATGACATTTGAGGAGGAGGAGCAGCTCCTGCAGCTGAAGGTGAAATGTCTGAACAACCTGGCAGCATCACAGCTGAAGCTGGACCACTACCGAGCCGCACTGCGCTCCTGCAGCCTTGTGCTAGAGCACCAGCCCGACAACATCAAGGCTCTCTTCCGCAAGGGCAAG GTGCTGGCCCAGCAAGGGGAGTACAGTGAGGCCATCCCCATTCTGAGGGCAGCCCTGAAGCTGGAACCTTCCAACAAG ACGATCCATGCAGAGCTTTCAAAACTGGTGAAGAAGCACGCGGCCCAGAGGAGCACCGAGACCGCCCTGTACCGGAAAATGCTGGGGAACCCCAGCCGGCTGCCTGCCAAGTGTCCtggcaagggtgcctgg TCCATCCCCTGGAAGTGGCTGTTTGGGGCGACTGCTGTTGCCCTGGGGGGTGTGGCTCTCTCCGTGGTCATCGCTGCCAGGAactga